TAAAGATTTTGCTTCAGCTTCCACAAGTGATTTCTCTGAATTGGATGTGATTATGTCTGATAAGCATTCCTTTATATCAACAAAGTTCTGTCTCAAAGCCAGAAACATCTGCACCAAGAGGCCACCTAGTATCACCAATTCTTTTGACCATTAAATGTTTTCCATGTGCCTGCTCCAAGCGTGATTGCAGCATAGTCCACTGATGCGTGGAAACCAAAGAGAAGGCATACAAGTTGTGAACAAAGTCAAAAAACAGACGGCTGCCTTACACAATTCAGCTGCTGCGTTacagattaaattcaaggagtgactggaacatgggatGAATAATGCACAGGGTCTTGCTTATCGACCTGAATATTGTCCTGCCATATTTGCAGCATTATCAAAGCTCTGCCCACGACAATTTTTGATGTCCAATCATAAGTTTGCAGTGATTTCCAAAATATGTGTTTCCGGGCACTCAGAGTGTGGGGCTGTAGCTGGACAAACAACTTCAACGTTGCTGGTCACATATCCTCAAATTAAAGTCAATTGATCCACATGACTCACATCTGGTATTGAATCCACTGTTATGGAACCGTATTTGGCATCGctgacttcattagtgaattggtttctgcCATTATAGTGATGAAGTCATTGTAGGTTCTGTGCATTAAAAAGTTGGTCTTCCGACTGGATGAAGGCGGCGGCGGCGGAGGGCGGGATTTTGTCACCGCCAGGATCCTGTAGAGACCTCAGTCAGAAGCAGTGGCTCGGCTATCGGGTTGCAGCACTCTCCTCCAGCTCGCCGGCTTCCGAGATGAGTTCCTCCGCAGCAGGGTTGAAATCCGTGGATTATGAGATCTTCGGGGAAGTGCAGGGTGTCTTCTTCCGGAAGTACACTGAGGAACAAGCCAGGAAGCTAGGCCTGGTTGGCTGGGTAAAGAACACGTCACAAGACACAGTGATTGGACAGGTGCAGGGAGCAGTTGAAAAGGTTAACTTTATAATGAACTGGCTGAAATCCGTGGGGAGCCCAATGTCTCGGATCGACAGAGCCAATTCCTCAAACGAGAGAGAGATCTCCAAACTGGACTTTGATATGTTCTCAACCAGATACTAAGATACCGCAACGGCTGGCGCTTGCTGGGACTTTGCTAATATCACCGTTAATGTCATTTAGCTGGGAGAGGGAGCCATTTGTAGGATGTGAGGGTTTGGAGACTTGGAAGGGGAGTAGGTTGCTTGCTATCTGTGATCTTACTTTACCCATTTTCCCCATAAATTCTGAGtctttggggtggggagggggggggggggggtctggcagtCAACCTTCATGcatctttgaaaaaaaaagtactgTTTGCACTAGACCGGTTCTGAGATGGTGTTGCAAAGAGTGTTGAAGGGATGTGATCTTCCTTTCACATCAGGGAAAGTTGGGAGCAAATCGCTCTGTTCCTCCACCCTTCTTAAGATGTATTTTTGAATTTATTGTTCAGTTCAAATCAAGACCCGGTAGAACCACTTCCCCCACTTTGATTTAATGCTTTTAAACGAGGTCTGCCACCAGTCTCCTGATGGTCACTCGTCTCCAGATGGTTGTACTggtggcagatgaaaagtgggtcCCTTCTGCTGTTAGAACAAGGTGGGTTGGCCGATCCACACGAGGAAGTGCAGTGTTGCATGCCAGACTCGACAACCCCATGATAATATAGTGAATGTTTTAGTGATCGCTTCGGGCAGCACTGATGTTGGCAATTCTTAAAGGCAAAAACAAAACTCACTCGCAGTTGTTTCTGTTGAATGTTCTTACGTTTGGTGTCAACCGACTTTATTAAACTGGGATCGTACATCATGCAGCATGAAAAAAAAAGGTtggtcttccctgagccacaatACTGATGACTTTTCGAATGCTCTTTGAGAAGTTCATCAATTGCAAAGATATTCAAGTCAGGCCAAGAAAATGTGCTTGCTCAGTTTGACACTGATGACTCATCATGTCCTCTTAAAGGAACACAGCAGTTTGTTGACTGTGACAacacatctcagcactttcctccagtAAGAACACTCTTTTTCAAACCGAGCCGATATGGCAGAATCAATTCTTCCAAACAATTTACATCTTTGAACAAACGCGCACACAGATTTATATGATTGAGAtttggaagtttcatgatcagcaatatcGTTTCGaacatttctccagttagagAACCCATCGACAAATCCTCGTTCCCCTTTACAGGGGGTCAGGGAATAATTAACAAACATAACAGTAGACTGCCTTAGATTTCTCCTTTCCATCATGCCATTTCTCTTCACCTCGAAAAAAAACGGGACTCATGAAGACTTCTCAACTGCCTTCGTTCTCAAACCTCTAACTCTTCTCTCAAATTATCCGTATTACCCCTGATCTCTGGTACATTTATTACGAAATATTCAAACATATCCAGTGGAACAGGTTTTGGCCATAAGGCAATGTTTTCAGGGTAGGTTTCTTCCCTCGAGCAGCAGAAGGACAATGTGCTTGAGCAGTATTTTGTAGTTCCATTTCCATTTCACTTCTTGTTCAAGTTTTTCAGGCCATGTGTTGTCTCTGGAAATCAGCAGGTCAAAATGATTAGGCCAGTCGCCAAACACTTTGTTAGATGTTGTTGTTGAGGATGAACCTGCAGTTTTGGCACTGCTCGATGCTTCAAACCTTTTAAAGTAAAGTTGCAAATTATCTTTTTGCTTTGCTTTATCCTCTTGCCTCGCCTTCAATTTCCTGCATTTCTGACTGTCAGATTCATAGTGTCTCTTCATAGTGATTGGTCTGTCTTGATTTCAACGAGCATTAATTTTCAGAAAGAGCAGGTTTCtttgccctcctcagccctggcctgggGATCAAGTCACCCCTGCATCTGCCCCTCAACGGCCTAAGTTCACAGGGTGGCTCACTGGCAGCCTGACTGCTGCTGGCTATGtggcctggcctctgctctcgCTCTTCCCAGTCCGGTTGACGCCCAGCCCTCTCATTCTCAGCCCTGGCCTCTGGTCATGTCACCCCACTGCCCCTCAAAAACCACAATGGCGGCGCCTGCCTGGCCCTCGAATCTCCAGACTGCTCACCGCTTGCTGAGGTGACCTGCTCACCTCTTGCTTGGGTGATTGGGCCTCAATCCTCAATGACCCtgtgtgctcctggctggctaCCTGGCTGCTGTTGGGTACTGACTTTCTCTAGCCTGCCTTGGCCACTGTTCTTTCCATGGTTGGCCTTCTCAGCCCCGGCCTGGATTTGCTACGCTGCTCCCCTCGACGGCTGTTGGCCAGtgcctcctcctcgcctcgcTGAAAGTTTTGCAGGCTCGCACCCCATTGTAGAGTCAGCAATCTCACTTTTGCCTCAAGCCGCCAGGCCGAATGTCAGAAACCTTGCTGCTGTTCCAATCAATGAAAGTTCAGAAATTTCACAGTCAGGAGATCAGTTTGAACTAAGTCTCCACCACCTTTCAATGTCTGGCGCACCATTTTCCCTCTCCAAAGGTAGGGCCACTAATCAGACCCCGATGTTGCATGCTGAGAGGCTCATTCGAATTTCTTGAGCCTGTCAGCAAATATGGAGGAGAAAAATATTACCTGGTGAAGAGCGTCTGCTGTTTGGATTCACTCCCTGACTCACCAGGAACAACGAGCACAGAGCTAAACAAAGAATTGCAGCAAGTCACAACAGCTGTGAACTACAATGAACCTCAGCCACTCCATGTGCGTTTGTTTGAAAACCTGTACGCACGGGGTCTGATCATGATGCACTGTTGTTTCACTTCAAGGTCCACTGCCTACCAAGAGTAAGAGTACTGAAAATACTTTTTGAACTGAGTGACCAGCTGCTTGTAGGGACAAAAACTGCAAGAAATAAACAAATTCACTGATTTTCTCTGTGATCAAAACCAGATTTGCCTCTTTGCTTACGTCACAGACACGTTATATGAGAAACTAACTGAACCAGATGCAAATATGCACAGAAGAATACCATAAGACCCTAAGGCATAGGAACAtatgtaggccatttggcccatcgagtctgctccgccagtcaatgagatcatgactgatctgataggaTAATCCTCagatccactttcccgccttaaccccacaacccttgattcccttactgattaaaagtcTGTCTATATCGACCTTGAGCATACTTATCGCCCCAGCCTCCATAGTAAAGAATTACAGAGATTTGcagtcctcctcatctcggtcttaaatgggtgatcaataactctgagattatgtccacTGGTCCTGGGGCCTCCCGTAACGGAAACGACCACTCAGCATCGACACAGCATTCATGAAGAAAACTGCATTTTGAAAGAGTAACACTATATGCTGATATGGCAATTTCACCTAACTTTCGAAGTATCTGTGATATTGCATTACCTGCATTGAACATGATGGACGCAATTTAATAGCCTTGTCACGTCTGACTTGGTGAtgcaacaaggccattaaatcttgtGGGAGGCCTCTCGTTAGATTCGCCGTCTcgtctcgccctcactgggcgagatccagattagcaGCTTTAAGTGTGCCATTGGACTCATTTAAGTATACCTGTGCCGTAATCTCCGGGAGCCTGGGAACTAACGACTGGGAGATCTCAACCGGGCGCCGTTTAGCTCTGGTTTCCACAAAGGTGGACCAGGAGTAATGGCCCTGGTGGGTGGTTTAAAGATTGgtgcagcattttaaaatggcatccctaTCCGCAAATTTGCTTCCTTGCACTGGCaagctgagtgggtttcctccgggtgctccagattcctcccatagtccaaagatgttaggtgaattggccatgctaaatttcccctcagtgtccaaagttgtgtaggttaggttaagaggATAAGCCGGGGGAGTGCAACCTTGACAGAACATTCCTCTTCAAGGCCAGAACAAATGGCTAGCGGTgtctttctcggcgctgcaggtGCCGGAAAACCACGCTAAAAGTGCCCAAACAGGATTCTGTTTCTGTCCTGTTAAATctccttctccagcccccccccccccccccccatactgtgGCCAGCAACGTGTCAGGCCAGTTAAGGACTTGTTCCCGCTTCTGCCACAATACCACTCGGAAGATAGAACAAAGGAGGAAAGCGTgctctttcacaacctcaaactTATAAAGTTGAAACGGAGGTGGTAGCTCCTTTAGGGAGTGCGGgacaagggggggcgggggggggtgggggtcaatgCCCCGAAGATGggatcctctccccccctcccacactttCCACCTATTCGCTGGCCTCCAGAAcctgccccccactcccctgtACCCAGAGGGTCCCCAATCCCTTCCCAACCAAGATCTgagactccagatctacagcaatgtggttgactccctcGAGGGCAATTATGGATTCTGGTCCAACCAGCAGCACCGACGTCCCACGAacgaacaaaaaaaaagaattacaaaACTGGAAGGAAAGTGGAGTGGTCAGTAATTTGTGTGGCCAGTGACGTGTTGAGTGACCAAGATTCAGGCAAAGAATGAATGAGATAATTTAGCAGTAAGCTGGGAGGGTAGAAAGTCTGTTTAAGAGTGAATGGTAGGGGTGAGTGTAAGAGGAGGCAGCTGAATGAAAGGTCTCTCTCAAGGACAAAGAAATCCTGAGCTGCCCAAAATCATTGGTAGAGGTAATTCCACAGGAACCTATACTCTAATTTTAAAAAGTTTCCATCCATGTAGCAAACTTCACAAGTTCAGGGTATTTGAAAGCACTTCGGAGTTAATGAAGTGTTTGTGAAGTGTAACTACTGTTGTAATGCAAGGAAACAGATAGCTAATTTACACAAAGGCAAGGTGCCACAAACAGGAATGAGATCATTGGATAATCTGTTCCGGTGATGTTGTCGAAAGATAACTTGTTCAGGATACTGGTGGAACTTCAAGCTCTTCTTTGAAGAGGGCTGCAATATGTTTTCTTCTAATGAGAGAACACAGagatttggtttcatttttcataatttttgactgcagcagttcctcagcaTTATACAGAAGTGTCTGCCTGGATTAACACCCAGCTTTTGAAAATAGCTGGAGATGAAGAAGGTTGGGCAGCCTTATTGCTCCTCCtgacccacaagcagtgctggaaaGGCACTTAGTTGCTCCCCAAAGCCATCCTCACCTCTCTTCAGCTCTTGAGGATGCCCAAGATCGTGTAAACCCAACTGGCCATTGATGAAGCTGCAAAGGTGGTTAAATTAGATGCTGCCagcctcattaaaatatttaaattgcaCATCCGTTATCCCACCTCCACTAAAGCCCTTAGCGGATGGGTTGGTGTTGGGtttgagaatttaaaaaataacaccTGACTCCATTTTGGGTGTTAAAATTTAGCTTGGTGAACAATGTTATGGAAGTGGTTCTCTGTAATTACAAAGATGAAGGTAAACAAAACAGCAACTAAAGTGTACTAAGTGGAGAATAATGGATGCCTGGCAGTGATATCAAAGCAGTAATCTAATCAAGGAGTTCGGGTTACTTTATCGGTCATGACCTCAAAGGCAAATATGGTCTACTTTACCCAAAGATAAGATTCCAGCCTTGGACACACTTCAGAATGTTCAGTTATCAGAATATGTGCAGTTAACACCACAGGGTAGTTTTACTTAGTTTTGAGTTTGTTCTTGCAATGACACTAGCTCACACTGTGGTATCAATAAGACAGGGCATTCTATGGTGTTCATGTGTGAAGACACCCACACAACTAATGACAGTGATGTAATCATGGTATGCTTAATCACAAAATAATTAACAGTTGATTGCAAAGTGAGAACTGCATATTATTATAGATACTGGAAGGTCTCCTGTGGAATAACTCACAGCATGTCAGAGATTACACTCTTGCAAGGGGTGTAGGGAGCTAAGTGTATGAGTTGGAAACGCACACTGGCTGGTAAAAAGATTTAGATATTAGTTTCTGAGAGATGCACACAGAGACTGAGATTTAAGTGTTACCTGTATTTGGAATTTAAGCCAATCAATTTTTCCTCAGATCATGATAATAGCAGGGAGCAGAGTGCAAGTATGGAACATCTGAAAGGTTTTCATGATGTCATAAATCCCAAGATTGAAGGTTAGGCAATTCATTATTCACCCAGCACAAGAGATAGTTGGAGCTGTAAAAACACTGCCGGTCattctttgttttttaaataaacatacaGTAAAGTCTTTGTTATCTGGCATGCTCGGGTAATGGCTGGTGCCAGCTAATCAAAAATGCCGCTTAACAGGGAGTTTGTTACATTACTCCGGGCAAACAGGCCTTTGTTCAGGTGCAATAACCA
The window above is part of the Scyliorhinus canicula chromosome 9, sScyCan1.1, whole genome shotgun sequence genome. Proteins encoded here:
- the LOC119971998 gene encoding acylphosphatase-2-like encodes the protein MKAAAAEGGILSPPGSCRDLSQKQWLGYRVAALSSSSPASEMSSSAAGLKSVDYEIFGEVQGVFFRKYTEEQARKLGLVGWVKNTSQDTVIGQVQGAVEKVNFIMNWLKSVGSPMSRIDRANSSNEREISKLDFDMFSTRY